Within the Diceros bicornis minor isolate mBicDic1 chromosome 27, mDicBic1.mat.cur, whole genome shotgun sequence genome, the region ttagggatgagtgaacacaggctccgcctgagacacccattctggttccccaggctggggaagctcagagctgcctgatggcacagctgcgtgaagttttatctgagctggattcagcctctaactcccatgctgcccatggagggagagaggagtcgggtccccccaagtcaggcagcacataagtggctgagcagttccctctgcctgaggcctcagcctccaagtctgtcatcagagagggttgtgctgccaggtccctcagcctctcccccatgtcctcctcctctggagcccagagcccagcctaggtccaagtcctgttttctctgcatgcccggcccctctggggacctggcagtcgtgcaccatgagaaggggtgggcatagaggGCTAGTCAGGCTgggggggctctgtctgatggactctggctgtctgccttccaggggaatgagatcaaccttcagaaaaggactgaggtgagcagctgtggcactccctgcaggggaggggaaggaggtggaaatcagagaccctctgggcagaacagtccctggctccacccccctGTATCTTAGATTGagaggaagagtttgataacagagaaaagggagagccatccaattggcgggtgggttgaggggaggatggcgtcaaggaaaacttcctggaggaggggctgattattcccattctgagaacaggtagagcctggatgcgactggagggaaggagggttcccaggactggtcccctgccccacttctcACCCCCGACAAGGCcgctgcagcatcccccacaggccctgtctgcatcctctccttccctctggccccaggaataccgagtcatgagggagatcctgctgctccaggtggctgcaaagaattacaacctagagcccgaggagcgatttggggcctggttccaggacatggagctgctcaatgagaatgataggtgaggccgggcaggagttggctgAGGGCAGAGGTGGACCCTCcctccagagagcctgtctccgtggccccctggtcagccccaggccttatcgtgttgcaacctctgggacacccagactccagctgctgggcaggcagtggggggtcACCTgtggtgtggctcctggtaggctcacaggtgcttctgtgtcctgtagctacagcctgtcctgccagctatgGCCCCAGGCCTaattggccagcagaatactcaaggccaagaagaaccggctatcatcaaggtcaggggtgagtgagtgtctgggccggggtgactgactcctaggggttcagtaaagcttcgggctaagcgtggcctttgggagtcggacagctggcactgggatcccagctccactactgagcagtcctgtgactggggtgactctctccagcttcctgagactctgtttcctcctctataaaataggtgatactaaatgatcgctcatgtgacagggacaaatggggtactgg harbors:
- the LOC131423092 gene encoding ral guanine nucleotide dissociation stimulator-like, yielding MTKEGPSTFAPPEIIPQRVQEKQQQQQQQQQQQQQQGVVPYLGTFLGDLLMLHLAMGDYLEGNEINLQKRTEEYRVMREILLLQVAAKNYNLEPEERFGAWFQDMELLNENDSYSLSCQLWPQA